Sequence from the Paenibacillus tundrae genome:
TCTACAAGCTCTGATCTGATCATATCAGGTTATCCGGTTTTAATGCTTTTGAGTGGTTTTGCTGCAGCGGCAGCATGTATTGGGATTTACAATCAAAGCCTCTTGTTCCAAACGCCCAAATTAACCCTACGCAGGGTTTTACTGACCACCTTATTTTTGTTAGTGGGTCTGTTTCAACTGGTTCATATCGTTCTATTTGCCGAAGAAATTCCGAATGGTGCGATGATTGAATCGGAGCTTTCGTTGAAAATGATGACACTGGGATCAGTAATCTGTGCGGTAGGATTATTGTTCATTTATACAGTGAGCGAAAAGGAAATTGCATTACCACGCAAATTCTTGCTGTTTAGTGGAACACTTGGTGGATTTGTTATTCTGTACACTTTGGGAATTCAAAATTGGAGCGGATTACCTAAACTGCTTGAAGAAGATGTGCTCAGCTATACATTTACGCAGTTTCACTTTTTGGTAGGCGTCTTATATGGCGTATCCGCCATCGTTTTATTTTATAAGTGGAAGAAAAATAAAGATGGAGACCTTCCTTACATTCTGTATGGAACGCTGAGTTTTTTATTTGCCGAATGTTACTGGGTCTCTGCAACAATGGTTAATGATATCAACCTGTTAATGGGTTTGTTGAGTAATTGTATTGGGTACTATTTCATTCAAAAAGGGTTATACACCTCTGTGGTCGATACACCGTTCCTCAAACAGCAGGCTGCTGAAGCGCGGATGAATTACATTGCCCATCATGAAGATGTGACTGGACTTCCTAACCGCCGCCGTCTCTCTCAGAGACTGAAAGCGATGATGGACGAAGCGGTAGTCCAGGAACAGCTTGTAGGGGTATTGGTGCTTAATATCAATCGCTTCAAAACCATTAATGACTCACTTGGTCAACAGGCAGCCAATCGAGTTCTACATCAGGTAGGACAACGTTTGAAGCATTCCTCTCTGCCTTGTGAAGAAGTATTTGGTCTAGGAAGAGACGAATTCGTCATTGCTATGACGGATTTCTATACAACGGATACGGCTTTGCGCCGTACAAGATCCATTTTGCAACTATTCGAAAAACCGGTCATGGTTGATGGCAATGAATATCATCTTACATTAGGGATTGGTATGGCTATCTTCCCTCATGACGGTGAGTCACCTGAGGAGATCATCCAGAATGCAGACACGGCGCTGCATAATGCGAAGGAACAGGGGCTGGAGTTGAATCGTTATGCTCATGCCATGCAGATGAAGGCTCAAGAGCGTCTTCAACTGGAGAATGACCTGCGTAAAGCGTTAGATCGTGGACAGTTCTATCTGATGTATCAACCACAAGTAAACCTTGCGAGTGGACTTGTTGTAGGTATGGAAGCACTAGTACGCTGGCAGCACCCGCAGAGGGGATCGATATCCCCTGCAGAATTTATTCCACTGGCGGAAGAGAGCGGATTAATTGTTCCGTTGGGTGAATGGGTGCTACGTCAGGCATGTAAGCAAAATAAAATCTGGCAAGAAGCGGGCTATCGTAAATTATGTGTATCCGTGAACCTGTCGATGAGACAGTTTAGACATTCCCATCTGCTGGACAATATTAGTGGAATACTTAATGAAACGGGTCTGGAGCCAGCGTGGCTTGAACTTGAAATTACGGAAAGTATGACATTCGATAAAGATCGTGCGTTTGAGCAGTTACGCAAAATTAAAGAGATCGGTGTTCATATCAGTATTGATGACTTTGGCACAGGATATAGCTCTCTTCACTATCTGAAGGACTTGCCGATTGACCGACTCAAAATCGATCGTTCTTTCGTGAACGAAGTGATGGAGGATCGCAACAATGCAGCGATTGTATCCACAATTACATCGATGGCGCACCATCTACAGTTGAAGGTTACAGCTGAAGGCGTAGAGAATGAGGATCAGCTCGTATTTCTACGTGATCAGCATTGTCATGAAGCACAGGGATACTTTTTCAGCAAACCGATCTTGCCATCGGATTTCGAGACGAAGTTTCTACGAGATGTTGATAAACCAGCAGGATAAAACAAAGAGAAGACAGGAGCGTTCAAGCGCTTCTGTCTTTTTTTTGGATGTTAATTATTCGTTGAATGGAAATAAAAGTTGCACATCATCGTAGCTCATGTTATAATATTATTGTAAAATTAATGTTAACTGCTTAACGCATGTAAGGATATTTTCCTTAGTTCGTTTATGCGACTGATATATCATCAGAACATTGGTTTGAAACTGATCATGCGGGTGTAGTTCAATGGTAGAACTTTAGCCTTCCAAGCTAATAGCGTGGGTTCGATTCCCATCACCCGCTTAACGGTATGCTTAAATCCTTTGCTGTATACAGCAAGGGGTTTTTTGCGTGTTCAGTTCCGATTAGGATCTGTAGAATGATCTCGATGCTACCTTTGCTTTTTTACCAACATCTGTTACAATAACAGAGAAATTGATACTACACGTGAATGAGAGGTAACCATACGTCCCATGAAGTAAGACACATGAACTGAACCCAAGTTAACTGCAGACGTTTATTGATGACGCAGTCAGCCAGTCCGGCTGAGCAATGAGGGGATCCGTGTGTCCAAATTCAGCAATGGGATCAAGTGTAGAGCGAGTAGGCTAGATGGCCATACCCGATGTTTGGGTTTATTTGCTTATACTTGGGGATATCTTTTGCCTGTTTTGTGATGCTTTTTTCAATCCTGAATTGCCCAACCGCCGGCTGATGCCAGCGGTTTTTTTGTTAGGAAATAAGGGGTTGAATTTCCTGCAATGACCGCACA
This genomic interval carries:
- a CDS encoding bifunctional diguanylate cyclase/phosphodiesterase, whose product is MKVKLQDQRKVVILALVCGLLLYIVSQWFRSSTSSDLIISGYPVLMLLSGFAAAAACIGIYNQSLLFQTPKLTLRRVLLTTLFLLVGLFQLVHIVLFAEEIPNGAMIESELSLKMMTLGSVICAVGLLFIYTVSEKEIALPRKFLLFSGTLGGFVILYTLGIQNWSGLPKLLEEDVLSYTFTQFHFLVGVLYGVSAIVLFYKWKKNKDGDLPYILYGTLSFLFAECYWVSATMVNDINLLMGLLSNCIGYYFIQKGLYTSVVDTPFLKQQAAEARMNYIAHHEDVTGLPNRRRLSQRLKAMMDEAVVQEQLVGVLVLNINRFKTINDSLGQQAANRVLHQVGQRLKHSSLPCEEVFGLGRDEFVIAMTDFYTTDTALRRTRSILQLFEKPVMVDGNEYHLTLGIGMAIFPHDGESPEEIIQNADTALHNAKEQGLELNRYAHAMQMKAQERLQLENDLRKALDRGQFYLMYQPQVNLASGLVVGMEALVRWQHPQRGSISPAEFIPLAEESGLIVPLGEWVLRQACKQNKIWQEAGYRKLCVSVNLSMRQFRHSHLLDNISGILNETGLEPAWLELEITESMTFDKDRAFEQLRKIKEIGVHISIDDFGTGYSSLHYLKDLPIDRLKIDRSFVNEVMEDRNNAAIVSTITSMAHHLQLKVTAEGVENEDQLVFLRDQHCHEAQGYFFSKPILPSDFETKFLRDVDKPAG